GGTGCTCGCGTGTCTGGCCTGGACATCCAGTGCTGCAGCCGACGACGACGAACCCGAAGCGCGCAAGATGACCCAGGCCGAGATCGAGGCCTGGCTCGATTCCCGGGGCGTGCCGGGCAGCCGCGACATCGGTTCCATCGAGGAGGCACCCGAGGCGCCTCCTCCGCCACCGCGCTCGAGCGGCATCGTGCTGGAAAGCAGTGTCGGCGCGCTGGGTCACTTGGGACCGTTGAAGAATGTCTCGCCCACCGCGCCCTGGTTCAACTTCAAGCTCGGTTTCGAGCCCCTGACCTGGCTGATGCTCTTCGGCGAGGCGGACGTGGCTTTCGCCACCACGTCCTACGCAACGCGTCCGCCGGATCCGCGTGGCTACGCATTGTACGGCTTCGGAGGAGGGCTGCGCTTCACGTTGCGCCCCACGGATTGGCTCGGCATCTACATTCAGGGTAGCGCTGGCATGGCGGAAATCAGCGAGGACGTGCTGTTCGTCTACGGATACGACAACGCGGACTCCCTGAATCTCTATTACGGCGGCGCCCTGGGGCTCGAGTGGTACCAAGTCAGTCCCCACCTGGCCCTGGCGGCCCACGGCGGCGTACGCAGCTACGATGAAGGCCTGCATCGACAGCGCAGCAGCGAAGTCGCCCTTGCCGTGATCGGCGGCGCGTCGCTGCGCTACGCCTTCGACTTGTAGGCGCCGCTGGCCCCGACGCCAGCAATGGGCCAGGAGCATACCCTCACTCGTCGTGCTGAACCTGGGGCGGCGCGTACGACTTGCGCAGTGCTTCTGCGCCGCGGCGTACCGCTTGGGTTTCGATGTCCTTGGGCGAGTCGAACTCGCTCTTCGCCGTCTCGGCGCGGCAGAGTTCGGCCATGGCCTGATAGGCGTCCACCGCCCGCGGGTAGTCTGCGGCGGCTTCCGATGCGCGCGCCACTTGCTCGAGCAATACGACCCCAAGTCCCACCGCGCCCGCCCGATAGGCGGACCACGCGCGCGCTTCGAGGGGTGCGCCCCAGCGAGTGAGTCGCTCGAGGGCGTCGGCCTCCTTCGCGCGCGATTCTTCGCGACTGAGAGTGCTGCGGACGATCCCAGCAAGCCAGGCGTGCGCAAGCTGCGCACCTTGGGAGCTCATTCGCACGAAGCCTCGCTTCTGCAGCTCCAGCGCAGCTCGGCGGGAAGACGCGTCGAGGTGCGCACTGGGATACGGCGCCCGGAGGACGGCAAGGAGCTGCAAGAAGTCGCGAGCGCTCGCGTCGGTTCGGCGAGCTCGTTCCGCGACGACCTCTTCGAGGGACGCTGCGGCGCGCCCCCCTTCTCGCCAGTAGCCCTCGAGTTGCTCGAGCTCCAGCGCGGTGAAGCCCGCCAGGGCAGGCCAGGCATCCAGCACGTGTGGAGCGACGCGGAAGCGCGCCTGTTCCCGCGAAAGCGGCGCGACCTCGCGAAGCGCCACTGCACCCGGCAGCGCCATGGCTCCGCTGCTGA
The nucleotide sequence above comes from Polyangiaceae bacterium. Encoded proteins:
- a CDS encoding ATP-binding protein; the protein is MSSRIELPPDDVDGLPHEPTSSARTSPAIPSLLGRNDEREFLRVQRARVEQQGFVVAELLGRPGAGKSSLLRVFAEERAAMGDRVMELAPDSYGGCLSGHVYVTLLGMLVGTTPGLGSSDVERTETLAAALGAAGSGEGRLVVLIDDFDRIDALSRRVVTALVRSPPQSAMLLVVSSGAMALPGAVALREVAPLSREQARFRVAPHVLDAWPALAGFTALELEQLEGYWREGGRAAASLEEVVAERARRTDASARDFLQLLAVLRAPYPSAHLDASSRRAALELQKRGFVRMSSQGAQLAHAWLAGIVRSTLSREESRAKEADALERLTRWGAPLEARAWSAYRAGAVGLGVVLLEQVARASEAAADYPRAVDAYQAMAELCRAETAKSEFDSPKDIETQAVRRGAEALRKSYAPPQVQHDE